A region of Pseudorca crassidens isolate mPseCra1 chromosome 8, mPseCra1.hap1, whole genome shotgun sequence DNA encodes the following proteins:
- the CAMK2B gene encoding calcium/calmodulin-dependent protein kinase type II subunit beta isoform X7: protein MATTVTCTRFTDEYQLYEDIGKGAFSVVRRCVKLCTGHEYAAKIINTKKLSARDHQKLEREARICRLLKHSNIVRLHDSISEEGFHYLVFDLVTGGELFEDIVAREYYSEADASHCIQQILEAVLHCHQMGVVHRDLKPENLLLASKCKGAAVKLADFGLAIEVQGDQQAWFGFAGTPGYLSPEVLRKEAYGKPVDIWACGVILYILLVGYPPFWDEDQHKLYQQIKAGAYDFPSPEWDTVTPEAKNLINQMLTINPAKRITAHEALKHPWVCQRSTVASMMHRQETVECLKKFNARRKLKGAILTTMLATRNFSVGRQTTAPATMSTAASGTTMGLVEQAKSLLNKKADGVKPQTNSTKNSAAATSPKGTLPPAALESSDSTHTTIEDEDTKAPRICDILSSVRRGSGTPEAEGPPPTPSLRISDILNTVRRGSGTPEAQGPPPCPPPALPGSPPTLSRKQEIIKITEQLIEAVNNGDFEAYAKICDPGLTSFEPEALGNLVEGMDFHRFYFENLLAKNSKPIHTTILNPHVHVIGEDAACIAYIRLTQYIDGQGRPRTSQSEETRVWHRRDGKWQNVHFHCSGAPVAPLQ, encoded by the exons ATCACCAGAAGCTGGAGAGAGAGGCTCGAATCTGCCGTCTTCTGAAGCATTCCAACATCG TGCGTCTCCACGACAGCATCTCTGAGGAAGGCTTCCACTACCTGGTCTTCGATCT GGTCACTGGTGGGGAGCTCTTTGAGGACATCGTGGCGAGAGAGTACTACAGTGAGGCAGACGCCAG TCACTGCATCCAGCAGATCCTGGAGGCGGTTCTCCATTGCCACCAAATGGGGGTCGTCCACAGGGACCTCAAG CCCGAGAACCTGCTCCTGGCCAGCAAGTGCAAAGGGGCCGCAGTGAAGCTGGCGGACTTCGGCCTGGCTATCGAGGTGCAGGGGGACCAGCAGGCCTGGTTTG GGTTCGCTGGCACGCCAGGCTACCTGTCCCCAGAGGTGCTGCGCAAGGAGGCGTACGGCAAGCCGGTGGACATCTGGGCGTGCG GGGTGATCCTGTACATCTTGCTGGTGGGCTACCCACCCTTCTGGGATGAGGACCAGCACAAGCTGTACCAGCAGATCAAGGCCGGGGCCTACGAC TTCCCATCCCCGGAGTGGGACACGGTCACTCCTGAAGCCAAAAACCTCATCAACCAGATGTTGACCATCAACCCTGCCAAGCGCATCACGGCACACGAGGCGCTGAAGCACCCATGGGTCTGC CAACGCTCCACTGTGGCCTCCATGATGCACAGGCAGGAGACCGTGGAGTGCCTGAAAAAGTTCAATGCCCGGCGGAAGCTCAAG GGCGCGATCCTCACCACCATGCTGGCCACGCGGAATTTCTCAG TGGGCAGACAGACCACCGCTCCAGCCACAATGTCCACCGCGGCCTCCGGCACCACCATGGGGCTGGTGGAACAAG CGAAGAGTTTACTCAACAAGAAAGCAGACGGAGTCAAG cCCCAGACGAATAGCACCAAAAACAGTGCAGCTGCCACCAGCCCCAAGGGGACGCTTCCTCCAGCTGCCCTG GAGTCGTCTGACAGCACCCACACCACCATAGAGGATGAAGACACAAAAG CCCCCAGAATCTGTGACATCCTGAGCTCCGTGAGGAGGGGCTCGGGGACCCCGGAAGCCGAGGgccccccgcccaccccat CCCTCAGGATCTCTGACATCCTGAACACGGTGAGGAGGGGTTCGGGGACCCCAGAAGCCCAgggccccccaccctgccctcctccGGCTCTCCCAGGCTCCCCACCCACCCTGT CGCGGAAGCAGGAGATCATCAAGATCACGGAGCAGCTCATCGAGGCCGTCAACAACGGTGACTTTGAGGCCTATGC GAAAATCTGCGACCCAGGCCTGACCTCGTTTGAGCCCGAAGCCCTGGGCAACCTAGTTGAAGGGATGGACTTCCACAGATTCTACTTCGAGAACT TACTCGCCAAGAACAGCAAGCCGATCCACACGACGATCCTGAACCCGCACGTGCACGTCATCGGCGAGGACGCCGCGTGCATCGCCTACATCCGCCTCACGCAGTACATCGACGGGCAGGGCCGGCCCCGCACCAGCCAGTCCGAGGAGACCCGCGTGTGGCACCGCCGAGACGGCAAGTGGCAGAACGTGCACTTCCACTGCTCGGGGGCGCCCGTGGCCCCGCTGCAGTGA
- the CAMK2B gene encoding calcium/calmodulin-dependent protein kinase type II subunit beta isoform X6, protein MATTVTCTRFTDEYQLYEDIGKGAFSVVRRCVKLCTGHEYAAKIINTKKLSARDHQKLEREARICRLLKHSNIVRLHDSISEEGFHYLVFDLVTGGELFEDIVAREYYSEADASHCIQQILEAVLHCHQMGVVHRDLKPENLLLASKCKGAAVKLADFGLAIEVQGDQQAWFGFAGTPGYLSPEVLRKEAYGKPVDIWACGVILYILLVGYPPFWDEDQHKLYQQIKAGAYDFPSPEWDTVTPEAKNLINQMLTINPAKRITAHEALKHPWVCQRSTVASMMHRQETVECLKKFNARRKLKGAILTTMLATRNFSAKSLLNKKADGVKPQTNSTKNSAAATSPKGTLPPAALESSDSTHTTIEDEDTKAPRVPDILSSVRRGSGTLEGEGPPPCPPPAPISPLPTPSPRICDILSSVRRGSGTPEAEGPPPTPSLRISDILNTVRRGSGTPEAQGPPPCPPPALPGSPPTLSRKQEIIKITEQLIEAVNNGDFEAYAKICDPGLTSFEPEALGNLVEGMDFHRFYFENLLAKNSKPIHTTILNPHVHVIGEDAACIAYIRLTQYIDGQGRPRTSQSEETRVWHRRDGKWQNVHFHCSGAPVAPLQ, encoded by the exons ATCACCAGAAGCTGGAGAGAGAGGCTCGAATCTGCCGTCTTCTGAAGCATTCCAACATCG TGCGTCTCCACGACAGCATCTCTGAGGAAGGCTTCCACTACCTGGTCTTCGATCT GGTCACTGGTGGGGAGCTCTTTGAGGACATCGTGGCGAGAGAGTACTACAGTGAGGCAGACGCCAG TCACTGCATCCAGCAGATCCTGGAGGCGGTTCTCCATTGCCACCAAATGGGGGTCGTCCACAGGGACCTCAAG CCCGAGAACCTGCTCCTGGCCAGCAAGTGCAAAGGGGCCGCAGTGAAGCTGGCGGACTTCGGCCTGGCTATCGAGGTGCAGGGGGACCAGCAGGCCTGGTTTG GGTTCGCTGGCACGCCAGGCTACCTGTCCCCAGAGGTGCTGCGCAAGGAGGCGTACGGCAAGCCGGTGGACATCTGGGCGTGCG GGGTGATCCTGTACATCTTGCTGGTGGGCTACCCACCCTTCTGGGATGAGGACCAGCACAAGCTGTACCAGCAGATCAAGGCCGGGGCCTACGAC TTCCCATCCCCGGAGTGGGACACGGTCACTCCTGAAGCCAAAAACCTCATCAACCAGATGTTGACCATCAACCCTGCCAAGCGCATCACGGCACACGAGGCGCTGAAGCACCCATGGGTCTGC CAACGCTCCACTGTGGCCTCCATGATGCACAGGCAGGAGACCGTGGAGTGCCTGAAAAAGTTCAATGCCCGGCGGAAGCTCAAG GGCGCGATCCTCACCACCATGCTGGCCACGCGGAATTTCTCAG CGAAGAGTTTACTCAACAAGAAAGCAGACGGAGTCAAG cCCCAGACGAATAGCACCAAAAACAGTGCAGCTGCCACCAGCCCCAAGGGGACGCTTCCTCCAGCTGCCCTG GAGTCGTCTGACAGCACCCACACCACCATAGAGGATGAAGACACAAAAG CCCCCAGGGTCCCTGACATCTTGAGCTCCGTGAGGAGGGGCTCGGGGACCCTAGAAGGCGAGGGCCCCCCGCCCTGCCCGCCTCCGGCTCCCAtaagccccctgcccaccccat CCCCCAGAATCTGTGACATCCTGAGCTCCGTGAGGAGGGGCTCGGGGACCCCGGAAGCCGAGGgccccccgcccaccccat CCCTCAGGATCTCTGACATCCTGAACACGGTGAGGAGGGGTTCGGGGACCCCAGAAGCCCAgggccccccaccctgccctcctccGGCTCTCCCAGGCTCCCCACCCACCCTGT CGCGGAAGCAGGAGATCATCAAGATCACGGAGCAGCTCATCGAGGCCGTCAACAACGGTGACTTTGAGGCCTATGC GAAAATCTGCGACCCAGGCCTGACCTCGTTTGAGCCCGAAGCCCTGGGCAACCTAGTTGAAGGGATGGACTTCCACAGATTCTACTTCGAGAACT TACTCGCCAAGAACAGCAAGCCGATCCACACGACGATCCTGAACCCGCACGTGCACGTCATCGGCGAGGACGCCGCGTGCATCGCCTACATCCGCCTCACGCAGTACATCGACGGGCAGGGCCGGCCCCGCACCAGCCAGTCCGAGGAGACCCGCGTGTGGCACCGCCGAGACGGCAAGTGGCAGAACGTGCACTTCCACTGCTCGGGGGCGCCCGTGGCCCCGCTGCAGTGA
- the CAMK2B gene encoding calcium/calmodulin-dependent protein kinase type II subunit beta isoform X1 — protein MATTVTCTRFTDEYQLYEDIGKGAFSVVRRCVKLCTGHEYAAKIINTKKLSARDHQKLEREARICRLLKHSNIVRLHDSISEEGFHYLVFDLVTGGELFEDIVAREYYSEADASHCIQQILEAVLHCHQMGVVHRDLKPENLLLASKCKGAAVKLADFGLAIEVQGDQQAWFGFAGTPGYLSPEVLRKEAYGKPVDIWACGVILYILLVGYPPFWDEDQHKLYQQIKAGAYDFPSPEWDTVTPEAKNLINQMLTINPAKRITAHEALKHPWVCQRSTVASMMHRQETVECLKKFNARRKLKGAILTTMLATRNFSVGRQTTAPATMSTAASGTTMGLVEQAKSLLNKKADGVKPQTNSTKNSAAATSPKGTLPPAALEPQTTVIHNPVDGIKESSDSTHTTIEDEDTKAPRVPDILSSVRRGSGTLEGEGPPPCPPPAPISPLPTPSPRICDILSSVRRGSGTPEAEGPPPTPSLRISDILNTVRRGSGTPEAQGPPPCPPPALPGSPPTLSRKQEIIKITEQLIEAVNNGDFEAYAKICDPGLTSFEPEALGNLVEGMDFHRFYFENLLAKNSKPIHTTILNPHVHVIGEDAACIAYIRLTQYIDGQGRPRTSQSEETRVWHRRDGKWQNVHFHCSGAPVAPLQ, from the exons ATCACCAGAAGCTGGAGAGAGAGGCTCGAATCTGCCGTCTTCTGAAGCATTCCAACATCG TGCGTCTCCACGACAGCATCTCTGAGGAAGGCTTCCACTACCTGGTCTTCGATCT GGTCACTGGTGGGGAGCTCTTTGAGGACATCGTGGCGAGAGAGTACTACAGTGAGGCAGACGCCAG TCACTGCATCCAGCAGATCCTGGAGGCGGTTCTCCATTGCCACCAAATGGGGGTCGTCCACAGGGACCTCAAG CCCGAGAACCTGCTCCTGGCCAGCAAGTGCAAAGGGGCCGCAGTGAAGCTGGCGGACTTCGGCCTGGCTATCGAGGTGCAGGGGGACCAGCAGGCCTGGTTTG GGTTCGCTGGCACGCCAGGCTACCTGTCCCCAGAGGTGCTGCGCAAGGAGGCGTACGGCAAGCCGGTGGACATCTGGGCGTGCG GGGTGATCCTGTACATCTTGCTGGTGGGCTACCCACCCTTCTGGGATGAGGACCAGCACAAGCTGTACCAGCAGATCAAGGCCGGGGCCTACGAC TTCCCATCCCCGGAGTGGGACACGGTCACTCCTGAAGCCAAAAACCTCATCAACCAGATGTTGACCATCAACCCTGCCAAGCGCATCACGGCACACGAGGCGCTGAAGCACCCATGGGTCTGC CAACGCTCCACTGTGGCCTCCATGATGCACAGGCAGGAGACCGTGGAGTGCCTGAAAAAGTTCAATGCCCGGCGGAAGCTCAAG GGCGCGATCCTCACCACCATGCTGGCCACGCGGAATTTCTCAG TGGGCAGACAGACCACCGCTCCAGCCACAATGTCCACCGCGGCCTCCGGCACCACCATGGGGCTGGTGGAACAAG CGAAGAGTTTACTCAACAAGAAAGCAGACGGAGTCAAG cCCCAGACGAATAGCACCAAAAACAGTGCAGCTGCCACCAGCCCCAAGGGGACGCTTCCTCCAGCTGCCCTG GAACCTCAAACCACCGTCATTCATAACCCAGTGGACGGGATCAAG GAGTCGTCTGACAGCACCCACACCACCATAGAGGATGAAGACACAAAAG CCCCCAGGGTCCCTGACATCTTGAGCTCCGTGAGGAGGGGCTCGGGGACCCTAGAAGGCGAGGGCCCCCCGCCCTGCCCGCCTCCGGCTCCCAtaagccccctgcccaccccat CCCCCAGAATCTGTGACATCCTGAGCTCCGTGAGGAGGGGCTCGGGGACCCCGGAAGCCGAGGgccccccgcccaccccat CCCTCAGGATCTCTGACATCCTGAACACGGTGAGGAGGGGTTCGGGGACCCCAGAAGCCCAgggccccccaccctgccctcctccGGCTCTCCCAGGCTCCCCACCCACCCTGT CGCGGAAGCAGGAGATCATCAAGATCACGGAGCAGCTCATCGAGGCCGTCAACAACGGTGACTTTGAGGCCTATGC GAAAATCTGCGACCCAGGCCTGACCTCGTTTGAGCCCGAAGCCCTGGGCAACCTAGTTGAAGGGATGGACTTCCACAGATTCTACTTCGAGAACT TACTCGCCAAGAACAGCAAGCCGATCCACACGACGATCCTGAACCCGCACGTGCACGTCATCGGCGAGGACGCCGCGTGCATCGCCTACATCCGCCTCACGCAGTACATCGACGGGCAGGGCCGGCCCCGCACCAGCCAGTCCGAGGAGACCCGCGTGTGGCACCGCCGAGACGGCAAGTGGCAGAACGTGCACTTCCACTGCTCGGGGGCGCCCGTGGCCCCGCTGCAGTGA
- the CAMK2B gene encoding calcium/calmodulin-dependent protein kinase type II subunit beta isoform X11: protein MATTVTCTRFTDEYQLYEDIGKGAFSVVRRCVKLCTGHEYAAKIINTKKLSARDHQKLEREARICRLLKHSNIVRLHDSISEEGFHYLVFDLVTGGELFEDIVAREYYSEADASHCIQQILEAVLHCHQMGVVHRDLKPENLLLASKCKGAAVKLADFGLAIEVQGDQQAWFGFAGTPGYLSPEVLRKEAYGKPVDIWACGVILYILLVGYPPFWDEDQHKLYQQIKAGAYDFPSPEWDTVTPEAKNLINQMLTINPAKRITAHEALKHPWVCQRSTVASMMHRQETVECLKKFNARRKLKGAILTTMLATRNFSVGRQTTAPATMSTAASGTTMGLVEQAKSLLNKKADGVKPQTNSTKNSAAATSPKGTLPPAALESSDSTHTTIEDEDTKARKQEIIKITEQLIEAVNNGDFEAYAKICDPGLTSFEPEALGNLVEGMDFHRFYFENLLAKNSKPIHTTILNPHVHVIGEDAACIAYIRLTQYIDGQGRPRTSQSEETRVWHRRDGKWQNVHFHCSGAPVAPLQ, encoded by the exons ATCACCAGAAGCTGGAGAGAGAGGCTCGAATCTGCCGTCTTCTGAAGCATTCCAACATCG TGCGTCTCCACGACAGCATCTCTGAGGAAGGCTTCCACTACCTGGTCTTCGATCT GGTCACTGGTGGGGAGCTCTTTGAGGACATCGTGGCGAGAGAGTACTACAGTGAGGCAGACGCCAG TCACTGCATCCAGCAGATCCTGGAGGCGGTTCTCCATTGCCACCAAATGGGGGTCGTCCACAGGGACCTCAAG CCCGAGAACCTGCTCCTGGCCAGCAAGTGCAAAGGGGCCGCAGTGAAGCTGGCGGACTTCGGCCTGGCTATCGAGGTGCAGGGGGACCAGCAGGCCTGGTTTG GGTTCGCTGGCACGCCAGGCTACCTGTCCCCAGAGGTGCTGCGCAAGGAGGCGTACGGCAAGCCGGTGGACATCTGGGCGTGCG GGGTGATCCTGTACATCTTGCTGGTGGGCTACCCACCCTTCTGGGATGAGGACCAGCACAAGCTGTACCAGCAGATCAAGGCCGGGGCCTACGAC TTCCCATCCCCGGAGTGGGACACGGTCACTCCTGAAGCCAAAAACCTCATCAACCAGATGTTGACCATCAACCCTGCCAAGCGCATCACGGCACACGAGGCGCTGAAGCACCCATGGGTCTGC CAACGCTCCACTGTGGCCTCCATGATGCACAGGCAGGAGACCGTGGAGTGCCTGAAAAAGTTCAATGCCCGGCGGAAGCTCAAG GGCGCGATCCTCACCACCATGCTGGCCACGCGGAATTTCTCAG TGGGCAGACAGACCACCGCTCCAGCCACAATGTCCACCGCGGCCTCCGGCACCACCATGGGGCTGGTGGAACAAG CGAAGAGTTTACTCAACAAGAAAGCAGACGGAGTCAAG cCCCAGACGAATAGCACCAAAAACAGTGCAGCTGCCACCAGCCCCAAGGGGACGCTTCCTCCAGCTGCCCTG GAGTCGTCTGACAGCACCCACACCACCATAGAGGATGAAGACACAAAAG CGCGGAAGCAGGAGATCATCAAGATCACGGAGCAGCTCATCGAGGCCGTCAACAACGGTGACTTTGAGGCCTATGC GAAAATCTGCGACCCAGGCCTGACCTCGTTTGAGCCCGAAGCCCTGGGCAACCTAGTTGAAGGGATGGACTTCCACAGATTCTACTTCGAGAACT TACTCGCCAAGAACAGCAAGCCGATCCACACGACGATCCTGAACCCGCACGTGCACGTCATCGGCGAGGACGCCGCGTGCATCGCCTACATCCGCCTCACGCAGTACATCGACGGGCAGGGCCGGCCCCGCACCAGCCAGTCCGAGGAGACCCGCGTGTGGCACCGCCGAGACGGCAAGTGGCAGAACGTGCACTTCCACTGCTCGGGGGCGCCCGTGGCCCCGCTGCAGTGA
- the CAMK2B gene encoding calcium/calmodulin-dependent protein kinase type II subunit beta isoform X9, translating into MYGPLVADRVTGGELFEDIVAREYYSEADASHCIQQILEAVLHCHQMGVVHRDLKPENLLLASKCKGAAVKLADFGLAIEVQGDQQAWFGFAGTPGYLSPEVLRKEAYGKPVDIWACGVILYILLVGYPPFWDEDQHKLYQQIKAGAYDFPSPEWDTVTPEAKNLINQMLTINPAKRITAHEALKHPWVCQRSTVASMMHRQETVECLKKFNARRKLKGAILTTMLATRNFSVGRQTTAPATMSTAASGTTMGLVEQAKSLLNKKADGVKPQTNSTKNSAAATSPKGTLPPAALEPQTTVIHNPVDGIKESSDSTHTTIEDEDTKAPRVPDILSSVRRGSGTLEGEGPPPCPPPAPISPLPTPSPRICDILSSVRRGSGTPEAEGPPPTPSLRISDILNTVRRGSGTPEAQGPPPCPPPALPGSPPTLSRKQEIIKITEQLIEAVNNGDFEAYAKICDPGLTSFEPEALGNLVEGMDFHRFYFENLLAKNSKPIHTTILNPHVHVIGEDAACIAYIRLTQYIDGQGRPRTSQSEETRVWHRRDGKWQNVHFHCSGAPVAPLQ; encoded by the exons ATGTACGGGCCCCTGGTGGCCGACAG GGTCACTGGTGGGGAGCTCTTTGAGGACATCGTGGCGAGAGAGTACTACAGTGAGGCAGACGCCAG TCACTGCATCCAGCAGATCCTGGAGGCGGTTCTCCATTGCCACCAAATGGGGGTCGTCCACAGGGACCTCAAG CCCGAGAACCTGCTCCTGGCCAGCAAGTGCAAAGGGGCCGCAGTGAAGCTGGCGGACTTCGGCCTGGCTATCGAGGTGCAGGGGGACCAGCAGGCCTGGTTTG GGTTCGCTGGCACGCCAGGCTACCTGTCCCCAGAGGTGCTGCGCAAGGAGGCGTACGGCAAGCCGGTGGACATCTGGGCGTGCG GGGTGATCCTGTACATCTTGCTGGTGGGCTACCCACCCTTCTGGGATGAGGACCAGCACAAGCTGTACCAGCAGATCAAGGCCGGGGCCTACGAC TTCCCATCCCCGGAGTGGGACACGGTCACTCCTGAAGCCAAAAACCTCATCAACCAGATGTTGACCATCAACCCTGCCAAGCGCATCACGGCACACGAGGCGCTGAAGCACCCATGGGTCTGC CAACGCTCCACTGTGGCCTCCATGATGCACAGGCAGGAGACCGTGGAGTGCCTGAAAAAGTTCAATGCCCGGCGGAAGCTCAAG GGCGCGATCCTCACCACCATGCTGGCCACGCGGAATTTCTCAG TGGGCAGACAGACCACCGCTCCAGCCACAATGTCCACCGCGGCCTCCGGCACCACCATGGGGCTGGTGGAACAAG CGAAGAGTTTACTCAACAAGAAAGCAGACGGAGTCAAG cCCCAGACGAATAGCACCAAAAACAGTGCAGCTGCCACCAGCCCCAAGGGGACGCTTCCTCCAGCTGCCCTG GAACCTCAAACCACCGTCATTCATAACCCAGTGGACGGGATCAAG GAGTCGTCTGACAGCACCCACACCACCATAGAGGATGAAGACACAAAAG CCCCCAGGGTCCCTGACATCTTGAGCTCCGTGAGGAGGGGCTCGGGGACCCTAGAAGGCGAGGGCCCCCCGCCCTGCCCGCCTCCGGCTCCCAtaagccccctgcccaccccat CCCCCAGAATCTGTGACATCCTGAGCTCCGTGAGGAGGGGCTCGGGGACCCCGGAAGCCGAGGgccccccgcccaccccat CCCTCAGGATCTCTGACATCCTGAACACGGTGAGGAGGGGTTCGGGGACCCCAGAAGCCCAgggccccccaccctgccctcctccGGCTCTCCCAGGCTCCCCACCCACCCTGT CGCGGAAGCAGGAGATCATCAAGATCACGGAGCAGCTCATCGAGGCCGTCAACAACGGTGACTTTGAGGCCTATGC GAAAATCTGCGACCCAGGCCTGACCTCGTTTGAGCCCGAAGCCCTGGGCAACCTAGTTGAAGGGATGGACTTCCACAGATTCTACTTCGAGAACT TACTCGCCAAGAACAGCAAGCCGATCCACACGACGATCCTGAACCCGCACGTGCACGTCATCGGCGAGGACGCCGCGTGCATCGCCTACATCCGCCTCACGCAGTACATCGACGGGCAGGGCCGGCCCCGCACCAGCCAGTCCGAGGAGACCCGCGTGTGGCACCGCCGAGACGGCAAGTGGCAGAACGTGCACTTCCACTGCTCGGGGGCGCCCGTGGCCCCGCTGCAGTGA